TATTCCCGATACCGATCCCGATAACAGACGCAGAAGGATTCCTTTTACAGGTGAAATACCTTCACCTATACATCTTCCTACGGGTTGTCCTTTCCATTTAAACTGCTCAAAGAAAATTGATAAGTGCGCGGTTGAAAAACCTGTACTTAGAGAAGTTGCAGATGGGCATATGTGTGCCTGCCATTTGATATAAATATTATAAGAGGTGCCGTTTTTACGGCACCTTTAATTTTTGGTAATAAAAATTGAAAATTAAGTTTTTGTTTGTTTGTGCTTTATGCACTCTTTTTTTTGTTTCATGCGGTTCTAAAACGGTATCTTATCTTGATCAGCCGGCTTCCGATGCTTACAATAAAATTTTAAAAGAAGAGATGGAAAATCTTCCTGATTTTTCCGCTCCGGCCGTCTTAGTTAAAGACCTCCAAATTGCCGGAACTCCCTCCGATTTGAAATGGTATACATCCTATCCTAAAGACCTTTCTTCTAAGGCCTTAAAAAAAGGCGGTATTTTTTACGGTTTTTTAGGCGATATACCGAATACCTTCCGCTATATGGGGCCGGGCGCCGATGAGCTTTGTGTAAGGCTTTTTAATACTCAAATGCCGCTTTTATGGACCTCATTTGAAACCTTTGAATTTATGCCCTGTTCCGCCGTATTCTGGGCTGTCGATATTTCTTCTAAAACGGTGTATTATAAGCTCAACGAAAATATTTTCTGGTCGGACGGCGAGCCTTGTACGGCTGATGATTGGATTTTTGCTGACGAATTTTGTAAATCCAAAAAAATTGTTGATCCTGCAAAAAACAGAAAACATAATAATCTTGAAGTAAAAAAGATTAATGACTTTTGTTTATCCGTACATGTTCTGGATAATCAAATTTATACTGAACAGGAACTTTTAGATATAAGTAATTTTAAGCCCATCGCAAGGCATTTTTATAAGGGGCAAATCCCTGATGACTGGGTTGCGAGGTATAACCGTACGGTTGAACCGACTACAGGGCCTTATATTCTTAAAAAGTATGACTATAATAACGGACTTCATTTTGCTAAAGTGGAAAATTGGTGGGCACAAACCTATCCTCATTTTAAGGCAATTGCTAATTTCGATGAGATTTTTTATAGGATAATTACCGGCGACAAAAGACCGGCTTTTACAAAATTTGCCCGCGGTCTATTTGATGTAATTCATATAGACGATCCGGGAGAATGGGCTAAAGCTGAGGCCTCTAAAGATGTCCAAAACGGTTTTATAAATCTTTGGCGGGGCCGCCATGTTCCGGTACAAGGGCCGGCAGGTTTATTTTTTAATACACAGGCACCTCCCCTCGATAATCCGTTTGTAAGAAAAGGACTTTATTATGCAGTTGATATCGATGGGATGATCAGCAGGGTCTATGCCGATAAAAGAGTCAAGCTTCACACAATCGGTTCAGGTCAAACATGGGGCAGTGCTGAATTTAATAATCCGGAGATAAAAAAACCGTCTTTTGATCCTAAAAAAGCCCGTGAGTTTTTTTTAAGGGCAGGGTATGATAGGGTAAATTCTTCAGGTATCTTGGTCAATTCCGAAGGGAAAGAATTGAGTTTTGTTATTCTATATGACGATCCTTCATTATATGAAGCTTTCGGGCTTCTATATGCTCAGGCTCTGCTTGCAGGCCTTAAGCTTGAATTTAGGCAGATGGGAGGCAAACTCTTTGATAAGCTTGAAAGCAGAGACTTCCAAGCTTGGTGGGGCAGTCTTAATTCTTACCGCCTACCCGATAATTACAGTCTTTTTCATTCTTCATTTGCTAAATCGAAAAGTTTTAATAATTTTTTCGGCTATTCAAATCCTGAAATGGATATTCTTTTAGAAAAATATGAAAAAGGCTCTTTAACCTATGTAGAAAAAGCTGCTGTAAACCGCCGGATTGAAAAAATTGTAGATGAGGACGCCCTTATGATTCCTTCATTTTACAAGGATACAATAGATGTTATGGCATGGAAGTGGATTTGCTTCCCCGCATGGCTTAATATGAAATATCAAAAATACCTTGATGACCCCATGTTCGGTTATATGTGGTTTGACGGCGATATTGAAAAAGAATGTTTAAAAGCAAAAAATGAAAATAAGATTCTTCAAATGAGGGCTTATTTTTTGAGTGAAAGGTACAAGTAAATTTCAATAGAAAAACGAGGTAAAAAAAATCGAGTCCGCTTTTCGGCAGACTCGAAATTAAATAAAAAGGAGTAAATTAAGAAAAAACTAAACTTTCTTTGTAACGTAATCGCTTTTTAAGCATCGAGAACACATTTTAATGGTTAGAGTTCTGCCGCCGATTTCTGTCTTTACATTTACCAAATTGGGCTTCCAAACTCTTCTTGTGTGAATTTTGGACTTACTTACAGAGTTACCTGACATTGTGCCTTTTCCGCAAATTTCACATACTCTTGACATATCGCACCTACCTTTAAAAAATCAGCTGACCTTGGAAAGGTCAGCCGTCATTAGAATAGCTCCCCCGCGCGGGTTCGAACCACGGACCCAGTGGTTAACAGCCACTTGCTCTGCCTACTGAGCTACAGGGGAATGTTTCCAATTAGGAAGTTTTAGGATATTACACTATTTCTTATAAAATGTCAATAGAAAATTTGTATTTTTTATGATTTTATCAAATTTTATTTTCCGGTGCTTGAGTTAAATTCATCCATGGCTTTTTTTGCAAAACGATATTCAAAAAAGGCAGGGTTTTCTATCGACATTACTTGAACGTAACATTTTTCGGCAAGAGCATATTTTTTGGTTAGATTGTAAAATTCTCCGAGATAAAAAAACAGTCTTCCTTTTTTTACCATGTCGCTTTCTGCTGTTGCCCTGTTTATCAGTTCGCTGTCTCCCGAAAAATCTACAAAAAGGCGGCATAAAAAGTATTCGTTTTCTTTTTCGGTACGATTGATTGATTTTAGATAGTTTTGCATAAATTTTTTTGCATCCGGTTTTTTATTTTGTTTATAGAGGCTTATGGTATACAAAAGTGCATATTGATAAGAGGCCGGAGCCTTGTTTAAGGCTTTTAAAAATGCGGTTCCTGCATTTAGCCAGTCTCCTTTTTCCCAAAACAAGATACCGGCTCCTTCCAGCGCAAAATAATAGGGCGGATAAAGGTTGCATACCTTTATGTAATCATTGAGGGCTTCTTCCTTATAGCCGAGCTCATCGTTTATGCCGGCACGGTAAATATAGGCTACATAAGAATCGGGTGTAAGTTCTATAACCTTGTCATAAGCTTTTTTTGCTTCTTCTTTTCTGCCTATTGTAAGATTGTAAGAGCCTATATCATTCCAATGGCTAGGGTTATTAGGTTCAAGTTTCGCTGCCTTATTTATATCCTGAAGGGCTTGATACATTCTATTTGTTTCGGATTTTATACGGGCAAGTTCTGCAAGGGCTGTGCTGTTATTAGGTTCATGTTCCAAAGCTGCCGTTAAATTCGATTCTGCTTGATCAAGTTTTCCGTCAAGATAGTTTATGCGTCCCAGTCCTATAAGAGCTTCAGTACATTTAGGATCTGCCTTATAGGCTTCTATAAATTTTTTTCTGGCATCATTATATCTTTTGGCAGAGTAAAAATCCAAACCCTGCTCGGTTAAGGCTCTTGAATCTTTGGGGTTTATGGCCAATATCTTTTTCAAATATTGATCTTTCTTTTGCAGATTGTTTTCAGCTTGGGCTAGCATAACCTGGGCATAAAGAATTTCGGTATTATTGGGATGCTCTTTGGAAAGTTCATTTGCAAAAGTTTCCGCTTCCTTTGTTTTTCTCATCGAAATGAGGATGGAAAGTTTTAGATATTGAACCTTAAAACCATTGGTCAGTTCAGGATCCGATTCATCTATTAATTTTAAAATGCCTTCCAAATCTCCCTTTTGAGAAAGTTGGGTAAGCTTATCGGTAAATTCCTCTCTTGGACTTTTTTTGGCGGTTTTTTCGATTGTTTTACACGAAAAAACTAGGGAGATGACCATCAAAAAACTAAAACATACTAAAATTTGCTTGTTTATTTTCATAATAACTCCTTATAAGTATTGCAATTATTCCTTAGTTTATATAAACTATAACATTATGAAGCACAAATCAAGTAGGATGATTGCATTAACTATATTGTATACACTAATTATTTTCGGCATTTTTGTCATTCAGTTTACCATAGGTAAGACTTTTTATTATACAATAGGAGCTATGACCGTTTCGGGACGGGATGAGGTTGATGAAAGCGGAAACAGGACTCCTCTTTTACCTCTCCATATAGTTGCAAACGGTTTGGATTTTTACACTACGGATCAGACTCCAATTACTGCAAAAACGAGCAATAACGAAGAGTTTAGCCTAAAGGTTTTGGAGTACAAAAAAAACGAAGATTCCTTTAGTGTTATCTGTTCTAACGATGTTTTGATAGACTTTACCTCATACATTTCGGAAACGGTTGAAACGGTGAGAATTTCCGTTTCTATGCCGCCAGAGATAGAAACCGTTTATTTTCCTTGGAAATTGACTCAATCGGCCCGTCTTGAAAGACAGGATGAGCAAATATTTTTAAGGTATGGAAAAGACCGGTTTATTTTTAGAGGCGGCTATGGCTTTGGAAATTCCGATGATTCATCGGAACTTCCCCATTTTATTCTTTCAAGTTCAAAAAAAACAGCCTTTTATGAAACTTATATTCAATCTGACAGTTTGGATTTCGATTCTATCCGCCGTATCCCGATTGCAAGTGAAGAAGAATACAATAAAACCAAGCAATTATTTAGAGAAAAGGCCTTGGATTATTTTTCAAGTGTGATCTCGGCAAGAAATTATAACGAAGAACTTTTGACGGCATATATGGCCGAAAAAGCCTTTAACGGCGAATATACAAAGTCCCTTGTATTTGCCCCCGCTTCTCTTTTGCCGAAAGAAAAACGCACCTATATATCGACTACATTTTATGGAAATCTTGTACAAAACGATAAAAGTCTTGCTGCTTACCAAAGAAAACTGTTATCCGGCATTGAATCGAGCATAGCAAGGGCTGAAATTTCCGTATTTGACAGGGAATCCCTTATTCCGTTTTTGATAAACAACTCAAGGGCAAATTTGATTTCCGCCTTGGAAAAAATGGTTTCTAATGCAAAGCAAGAGGACTTAAACTCTTTTTTTGCCGCCGGCTTGTTGGAAGCTGCAATGGATTATGCTTTTTATTTTCCCAATAAACAAAATCTTTTTATGGAAAATTCCGAAAAATATGAGACGGTTTTAAAAGATTCTTTGATTTCTATCGATGCGGGATTATATATTTCTTCCGATAAAAAGACCATTGATACCGAAAAAACTTTGAGAGCTGCTTCTATTTTAATCCGCTATGGAAGTTCATATCCCGATAAAGGTACTTGGAAGGCTGTAGGGCAGGCTTTGTATTCTTCTATCTTTTCTCTTGGCGGAAATTCTTCAAGTTTACCGGCATCTTTTGATATTCAAGGCGATAAGTCAAAGAAGTTAGGTCTTATGGCCAATGATGCCCTAATTCTCCATGCCGAAAAACTGTATGCTGCTGCTATTAAGGACAATCCATATTATCCGCATGAAGAGTCTTTGGCCTTAAAGGCAGAGCCCGGTATTTGGGCTTGGACATCTGCACGCGATATAAATGTGCTTAAAAATGATGCAAAAACATTCAGTTTTAGAGTTTCGGCTAAGACGGGGGATACCCATTACATGATTATAAGAGGAATCCGTCCATTTTACAGGATAAAAATCCATGAAATCGATTTTAGAACGGATCCCAGATTTGAGATGTATAATTCTTCAGGCTATGTTTATGATGAAAGAACCCGTACTCTTTTGTTAAAAATGAAGCATAAAAAGGATGATGAAGATATCGTTCTCTTTTTGGGCCGCCCGCCTGAACCTGTCCCCGTGGTGCCTGTTGTCCAAGAGGGTGCTGAAAGCGTAGTCAATACTGAAGATGGTACTTCAGCCGAAAATTCAGGCTCAGATGAGACAAAAGAAGAAGCTTCTGATGCCGGTAATTAATAAAACGAGAACCTTTTTTCAGATTCAAAACTTTTTTTATAAATATTGCTAAAAAACTACCCTTTTTTACAAAAATATGATATAATATATATTGTCTTTCAAAGAAAATAAGGAGTTAAGGTGAATAAAAGAGATTTTCCGCGTGTTCATTTTTACGATCAAGATTTCGTGGACATTTACGATAGAACATGGGCTTGGGTTCATGATTTTTGGCATTCGACAGGCGACGGCAAACAGGGTACCGAGGGCTTTTTTATTTATCCCGAAGCGGACGGCAATTTTTTAAATCAATATGAAACTATATTTTCTTCTTTTTTCTTTGTTTATTCCAATAAGAATTATACACCGAATTCCGCCCTTGATTTTTTTTATGACAGGCAGGAAGAAAACGGAGCTATACGCAATAGATATAATTTTGATACAAAGGAACCTGTTTTAAAACGGGATAATCCGGAAGGGCTGGGAATGCCCTTATTTGCATGGGCTGAGTACAATATTTATCATAAGACGGGAAACAAAAAGCGTGTAAAGGATATTATGCCTGTTTTGATTAAATACATGGACTGGATTGACAAAATGTTTAAGGCCGATAACGGTCTGTACAAAAGTCCTCTTGAAACGGTTAATATGCCTAATACGCCTCGAAAAGAATCCGTTTTTTTAACCGATTTTAATTCGGCCCTTGCGGTAAATGCCCTTTATATGTCTGCTTTAGGCGATATACTAAACGACAAAGAAATAGACTTTCAGTATAAGAGGTTGTATTTTACGATAAAAACCAGAATTAATTCTATGATGTGGAATGAAGAAGACGGTTTTTATTATGATCTCGATGCTGAGGGTAAGCAGATAAAGAAGAAGACTCTTGCCGGTTTTTGGCCTATGCTTGCCGAGATTCCCAATGAGGATAAGGCCGCCCTTCTGGTAGAACACCTATCCAATCCTAAAACTTTCGGTGTTGATCATCCTTTTCCAAGTCTTGCAGCCGATGAGCCTGAATATGACGAAAACGGAAACGGTGCATGCGGCAGCGTCTTCCCCATTTTGAACTTTGTTGTCGTAAAAGGCTTGGAAAAATATAACCGCTGGGAGATAGCAAGAGAGTGTGTTATAAGGCATCTTTACTATGTGCTTGAAACCCTTTCGCCTGCAGGCAATTCAAAAAAGCAGGGCTTTTTATGGGAGGCCTATTCTCCTGTCAAAGAAGGCCCTGCCCAATGGAAGGGAAAGCCTGCTTTTCCGCGTAAACAATACCTTTTGGGTGTAGGTCTTTCTACAATTAGCCTGATGATAGAAAACGTTATAGGGCTTTCAATAAGTCTTCCGCGCAAAACGGTAAATTGGACTGTGCCTAATCTTGAAGTAATGGGTATAGAAAACTTAAGCCTTAAACGGAACCTAATCACTATTCTTTCATCCAAGAGCCAGAGGGGCTGGGAAATTCACATGGAAAGCGAAAAGCTCTATTATTTTACCATAAATATCCTAAACGAAAAGAAGAAGACTTTGCCGATTCCCTCGGGTAAGTGTTCAATGCTGATAGACAAACTTTAAAATGGCGGTTTAGTTAATTCCCTTAACTTTTTGAGTTTCTACAAGTTCTTTTAAGGCCTTAATATAGGCTGCCTTTCTCATGCTGACCTTATAGGCCTCTTTTACGTCCCATACCAGCCTGAAGGCTTCAATCATCTTATCTTCAAGGCGCTTGTTGACTTCTTCTTCCGTCCAATAAAAACCTTGCAGGTTTTGCACCCATTCAAAGTATGAAACGATTACGCCTCCCGAGTTGGCAAGAACATCGGGCACAGTTATAATGTTATTTTTTTCGAGGATTTTATCGGCTTCAGGGGTGACGGGGCCGTTTGCTGCTTCGATGATTATAGAGGCCTTAATATTTGATGCGTTTTTTTCGGTAATTTGATTTTCGAGGGCGGCCGGAACCAAAATATCGGCTTTAAGTTCCAATAGTTCTTCATTGGTTATTCTTGTAAAATCGTCTTCAAAAGAATTCAGTTTTTTCCCTTCTTTTTTATGTTTGAGTATTTTAGGAATATTCAAACCCTTTTCATTGTATATTGCACTGCTTGTATCGCTTATTGCAATTATCCTGGCTCCGTCTTTATAAAAAAGATCTGCAGTAACGCCGCCGACATTTCCAAGACCTTGGATAACCACACTTTGGTCTTTTAAGTTTTTATTGAGTTTTTTTAAAATTTCCCTCGTTGCAAAAAGAACTCCGCGGCCTGTGGCTTCTACTCGTCCCTTAGAGCCGCTGAGAGGAAGAGGTTTTCCTGTAACAACTGCGGGGCTGAATTCTCCGGCATATTCACTGTAGCTGTCTGCTATCCAAGCCATCACCTTTGCATTTGTTCCGACATCCGGGGCAGGTATATCCGTTCTAGGGCCTATAAAAGAAGCAATCCGCCTTGTGTAGCCTCTTGTCAGCTTTTCAAGTTCCGTTTCTGAAAGATGTGAAGGATTTACGCAAATACCTCCTTTACCGCCCCCGTAGGGAATATCGGCAACGGCACATTTAAAGGTCATCCATGCAGAAAGGGAGCGTACCTCATCTATGTTTACATCTTGGTGAAATCTTATTCCTCCCTTTGCAGGGCCTCTTAATGTAGAATGTTGAACCCTGTAGCCGCTAAAAACCTTGATTTTTCCGTTGTCCATTTTTACGGGTATTGAAACATGCATCTCTCTTTCAGGGCTTAAAAGGGATATGTAATCGTCTTCTGGCAGATTAGCCGTATTTGCGGCTTCCGTTATTGTGATTAAAAGTTTTTCGTATGTACTCGCCATAAAATCCTTCTTAAAAATAATTTACGATGATTATACATTAAAAGCCGTATTTTTTAAAGTTATCAGGGGGAAAATTCGAATTTTGAGTTTAAAAAGAAAAACGATTTCGGTCCGCAAAGGGATTTAGGTTTCCTCAAAATGTACACCCAAGGGTATCAATCGGATGTACTCAGGGCCAAAATGAAGAAAACTTGACAAAATCTTCAAATAGCCCAAGGAGCAATAGAGGAAATAAATATGATTAACACGATAAATTTTGCTGCAGCTCATGAGTCCAAGCAGAGTGCGGCACGGGCAAAACTTGTATTCTACCCTTATAGTCATTGGCAGGTCTTACGGCTCGGAGGTCATCATTGATTTTCGCCTTCCCGGAATAAACCAGTGGCATTTTGAAAAACAACTCTCTCACTTACGTCAGCCGGACTGCTCAGGACTTTCACCTGATTCCCTTTTCACTCCTTGGTTAAAAGGAGCACCAAGACCGAAACCGTTATTTAAACACAATTCTATACTTTTATAAAAAATATGTCAATACTCCAATCGATCTTCAACATGCTGACAATTGAAAAATACTCTATTCTATGATATACTTGATTTGTAAAGAGGATTGAGAGTTAATTGGTAGTGATTAATTTGTAATTTCATTACCAATTAAAAAGAGGTGTGATATGAGTACTTCAAACAGAAAATACAAAGATTCGGTCTTTGTTGATTTGTTCAGTGAAGATGAAAAGGCAAAAGAGAATTTTTTGTCTCTTTATAATGCATTACACGGCACAAAACTTACGGCTACAGCACAGCTGAAAAATGTAAGACTTGATCAGGTCCTTTATATGACATTCTATAATGATGTGTCATATCTTATTGATAACAAAATCATAGTGCTGGTAGAGCATCAATCCACTATAAACCCAAATATGCCTTTACGCTGCCTTGAATACATAAGCCGCCTTTATGAAACTCTATTTGAATCAAAAGAAAAATACAGCCGTAAACTCTTAAACATTCCGACGCCCGAATTTTATGTATTTTATAATGGGGATGAAACCTATCCTTCCGATAAAACATTAAAACTATCAGATGCTTTTATAGAAAAGACGGTAAAACCTAATCTTGAGTTGACCGTTAAGATAATAAACATAAATCAGCAAAATCACCATCCCTTGCTTAAAAACTGCAAAACGATGTATGAGTACACAATATTTGTAGAAACGGTACGAAGATGGAAAAAAACAGATCCTCAAAACGGTTTTCAAAAAGCGATTGAAGAATGTATAGCAAATGATATATTGCGTGATTATTTAAAACGCAAGACTAAGGAGGTATTGAATATGTTACTAGCCGAATATGATTATGAAACAGATATAGCTGTGCAGCGTGCTGAAGAACGGGAAATAGCTTTTGCTGAGGGAATATCTCAGGGTGTTTACCAAAATAAACTGGAAACTGCTAAAAATTTAGCTGAAATGGGGTTTACTGTAGAAGCAATCGCAAAAGCTACAGGTTTAAGCTGTGAAGAAATCGAGAAACTATAAATTAATAATAAAATCTGCATAGCGGTATTAGGGAGGCGTGTATGTCTGAAAAAATGTATTGTGATCCGGCCGAGATTTTGGAAGTTACGGTGCAAAAGGGTATTGCAAAGGCTTCGACTCCTGTGTGGAAACTGGTTTGTTTAGGATTTTTGGCAGGGGTTTTTATTGCATTTGCTTCGGAAGGCTCCAATATGGCTGCCTGCGGGCTTTTTGCAAAGTCTGAAACTTACGGCCTTGGAAAATTTGTTGCAGGGCTTATCTTTCCTGTGGGGCTCATCTTGGTTCTCCTTGCCGGAGCCGAACTTTTTACGGGCAACAATCTGATAATTGCAGCCGTTTTAGAAAAAAAGGTGAGCTTTTCTGCAATGATTAAAAACTGGCTTGCCGTTTATATCGGAAATTTTATAGGTTCTGTTTTTATTGCTTTTTTAATTGTAAAAAGCGGACAGCTTTCAAGCGGTGCAAGTCTTTTGGGAGGGATTACGATAAAAATTGCTTACGGCAAGGTTTCGCTTTCTTTTGTGCAGGCTGTTTTTTTAGGAATTATGTGTAATTGGCTGGTCTGCCTTGCGGTCTGGCTCTGCTATGGCGCTAAGGATATGACCGGAAAAATGCTTGCCGCCTTTTTCCCGATTTGGCTTTTTATAACTTCCGGTTTTGAGCACAGTGTTGCGAACATGTATTATATCCCTGCGGGGATTTTCTCGAAAAGCGTTTCGGCCTATGCTGCCGCTTCCGGTCTTTCCGCCGAGGCTCTTTCAAATATAAATTGGGCTAATTTTTTTATAAAGAATTTAATGCCCGTTACCCTCGGAAACATAATAGGCGGAGCCTTTTTTGTCGGAATGTTTTATTGGATTTGTTATAAGAAAAAATAACTTTTTTCGGAAGCTGCCGCTTCCTGCAAAAGATTTTTATATAAGGAGAATTTAAATTATGAAGGTTGAAAATTGCGATGTGGGCTTTATAGGCCTTGGAGTTATGGGAAAAAGCATGGCTGAAAGATTAAGAGCGGCCGGGGCTAAGATGCACGTTTTTACGCGTACAAAAAAATCCGCCGAAGAGATTCTTTCAAAGGGGGCTATTTGGTATGATGACCCGTCAAGCCTTGCTCCCAATTGTAAAATCATTTTTACGATTGTCGGCTATCCGCAAGATGTTGAAGAAACATATTTCGGAGAAAAGGGTTTATTAAAAACCGCAAAGCCCGGAACGATTTTTGCCGATATGACGACCTCAAGTCCGATTTTGGCAAAAAAGATTTATGATGGGGCAAAGAAAAAAGAATGCTTTTCTGTAGACGCTCCCGTTTCAGGCGGAGATATAGGAGCTAAAAACGGAACCCTTTCGATTATGGCAGGCGGGGATGAAAAAGCCTTTAAAGAGCTTGAACCTTTTTTTGCCTGCATGGGAAAAACTTGGGCTCTGCAGGGCGGTGCAGGAGCAGGGCAGCACACTAAGATGGCAAACCAAATAGCCGTAGCCGCGAATCTTTTCGGTACTGTCGAAGCTGTCTGTTATGCCGAGGCCGCAGGCCTTGACCCTCAAAAAATGCTTTCGGCTATCGGGGGCGGTGCTGCAGGAAGTTGGCAGATTTTAAACAACGGGCCTAAAATGCTTCAAAAAGATTTTGCTCCGGGCTTCTATATTAAACACTTTTTAAAAGATTTAAACATAACCTTAACTGTTGCAAAAGAACTCAAACTGCACATTCCCGTTTTGGAGCTTGCACAAAATTTCTTTAATAAGATGAATGAAGAAGGCTATGCCGAAAAAGGAACTCAGGCCATATACGAGTACTATAAAACTATCTAAAGGGAAATTTTATGCACAAAGATGAAAAAAAAATAGCAGAGGTTCAAAAAAAATATGGGCCGCTTTTAGCTAAAACGGCTTTTGAGCTGGGAGCCTTAAAGCTTTCTCCCAATGAGCCATTTACTTGGGCATCAGGCTACCGTATGCCCATTTATAACGATAACCGCCGTTTTTTAGCCCTGCCTGAGATGCGCCGTTCTATAGCCGAAGCCTTCGCAGAGCTTTTAAAAGCTGTTGACTTTGACCCCGAATGGCTTGCAGGAACAGCAACGGCAGGAATTCCTCATTCCGTAAGTTTGGGCGACCTCTTGAAAAAAAGCGTTTCCTATGTACGCTCAGGCGGAAAAGATCACGGCTTAAAAAATCAAATTGAGGGTTTGGGTGCTAATGCGGATTATAAAGGTGCCGATGTGCTTGTTGTTGAAGATTTAATTTCGACAGGGGGAAGCTCCATCAAGGCTGTTGAGGCTGTGCGTAATGCAAACGGCAAGGTTCCTTTTTGTTTTGCTATCTTTTCCTACGGATTTGCAGAAGCTGAAAAAGCTTTTGCCGAATTAAAGCCTCCCTGTATTCCGGTTACTATTTTAAACTACGATATTATGTTGGATGAGGCCGTAAAGCAAAACTATATAAGCGAAGAAAATAAAAAGAGTCTGGCCGAATGGAGGCTCGATCCCTTCGGTTGGGGCGAAAAACACGGTTTTCCCAAGGTCTAAAAAATAAAAAAAAGCGGTTCTAAAAAGAACCGCTTTTCCGTCAAACTGTTTACAGCTTACCTTAACAAGGTCATGACACTCTGAGTTGCCTGATTTGCCTGTGCAAGCATTGCTGTACCGGA
The DNA window shown above is from Treponema denticola and carries:
- a CDS encoding formate/nitrite transporter family protein, which gives rise to MSEKMYCDPAEILEVTVQKGIAKASTPVWKLVCLGFLAGVFIAFASEGSNMAACGLFAKSETYGLGKFVAGLIFPVGLILVLLAGAELFTGNNLIIAAVLEKKVSFSAMIKNWLAVYIGNFIGSVFIAFLIVKSGQLSSGASLLGGITIKIAYGKVSLSFVQAVFLGIMCNWLVCLAVWLCYGAKDMTGKMLAAFFPIWLFITSGFEHSVANMYYIPAGIFSKSVSAYAAASGLSAEALSNINWANFFIKNLMPVTLGNIIGGAFFVGMFYWICYKKK
- a CDS encoding NAD(P)-dependent oxidoreductase, with translation MKVENCDVGFIGLGVMGKSMAERLRAAGAKMHVFTRTKKSAEEILSKGAIWYDDPSSLAPNCKIIFTIVGYPQDVEETYFGEKGLLKTAKPGTIFADMTTSSPILAKKIYDGAKKKECFSVDAPVSGGDIGAKNGTLSIMAGGDEKAFKELEPFFACMGKTWALQGGAGAGQHTKMANQIAVAANLFGTVEAVCYAEAAGLDPQKMLSAIGGGAAGSWQILNNGPKMLQKDFAPGFYIKHFLKDLNITLTVAKELKLHIPVLELAQNFFNKMNEEGYAEKGTQAIYEYYKTI
- a CDS encoding orotate phosphoribosyltransferase, giving the protein MHKDEKKIAEVQKKYGPLLAKTAFELGALKLSPNEPFTWASGYRMPIYNDNRRFLALPEMRRSIAEAFAELLKAVDFDPEWLAGTATAGIPHSVSLGDLLKKSVSYVRSGGKDHGLKNQIEGLGANADYKGADVLVVEDLISTGGSSIKAVEAVRNANGKVPFCFAIFSYGFAEAEKAFAELKPPCIPVTILNYDIMLDEAVKQNYISEENKKSLAEWRLDPFGWGEKHGFPKV